The following coding sequences lie in one Plasmodium berghei ANKA genome assembly, chromosome: 7 genomic window:
- a CDS encoding protein SOC1, with product MDWKFKSESSVFELSKYIETQDLESILNYECLLHEIKSENYELINYIVKDDNLKKIISYIIDEFYDKNNYDRYYRFPYKCHQIISSENKLITDSIVYNNNLMKYFWSFILNKNQLNEVLAGYFSRCAIAIYNKNSKEVVNFLKKKKELYLKGFLYHFYSRNITELFKVLLFVKIPYLTIFENKNIIYLILSNLNGNFSDNEYIISDREDNIACLIRDLFVRKTEIYYFNYFIIDLSSQISFLYLIKCVFSECPYTVSAAITIISDLLHYTVLAKSYNQIDFYECLDIYNKEEEAKKKEELKEFEILQKKKETKKKKKKRKSIKLLEENIFVSKTHLISNQGYQTIVEDNLFLQNSNIDANSDFATIETVQNEYEEKEENEEKEENEEKCERVKREIEKIEIEQSNDINKDTQLNHISKKIKEEKNIPIQTICNGDINETLVTSELSNQNILADGFENPNNLIYTDITIEKNINFNDNVDNNQTINYNDIKNERCNSDGFSFASDFSSDYSTNDDNIEHLKKIKFEDVLNKMKNIATIKKVSQYQSEYKLNKEVEVLSWNSISQNDNIPQLNHQNVQNLQNEFICSDITNNTNNIYNEMTVEANKMEMVDIETGHEFIQNDQDNNSLQNNNSNNIKTTFNIFQKEEREPTITLEKWVEYLENTLFIDICFLGYIKDIMNIYIKNIKKNKDKNILGFTTLEIIQLIKTLIKTKSKNILTEIIDEGFFDISIDIFFKFKWNNLLHISVCDLLQTIIFKENEYSYVLYYILALTTFLPKCLRYFDVVRRCRNIKKKKKKKKLEALIDCGYKAHLLHICQILSNKSLEIKWLSNFLVTVSGWNDIIIEELNHYSLYFNDSNYINDKKIEDTNQTQLLQNNNQNISQITDFNKIQNSENNNLLIHPQNVQISKDIENPQISSEILDNPLTPNDQNNQNDQNNQNDQNSQNDQNSQNDQNSQNDQNSQNDQNSQNDQNSQNDQNNQNSSDINFSNYSNAIDILFDENKNVYSKYEDEFQDNKNSFNFENYNQFTSIDNTQNNNTNFADNKNNYLYEDNANEQNN from the coding sequence ATGGATTGGAAATTTAAAAGCGAATCATCAGTTTTCGAactttcaaaatatattgaaacCCAAGATTTAGAAAGTATATTGAACTATGAATGTTTATTACACGAAATAAAATCtgaaaattatgaattaattaattatatagttaaagatgataatttaaaaaaaattataagttatataattgacgaattttatgataaaaataactatGATAGATATTATCGATTTCCATATAAATGCCATCAAATTATTAGTTCTGAAAATAAACTAATCACTGATTCTatagtatataataataatttaatgaaatatttttggagttttattttgaataaaaatcaaTTAAATGAAGTTTTGGCGGGATATTTTAGTCGGTGTGCAATagcaatatataataaaaattctaaAGAAgttgtaaattttttaaaaaaaaaaaaagaattatatttaaaaggatttctatatcatttttattctaGAAATATAActgaattatttaaagtattgttatttgttaaaataCCATATTTAActatatttgaaaataaaaatattatatatcttattttaagtaatttaaatggaaatttttcagataatgaatatattatttcagACAGAGAGGATAACATAGCATGTCTTATAAGGGATTTATTTGTTAGGAAAacagaaatatattattttaactattttataattgaTTTATCATCAcaaatttcatttttgtatttaataaaatgtgtTTTTTCGGAATGTCCATACACAGTTTCAGCCGCTATAACGATAATATCAGATTTACTTCATTATACAGTGCTCGCAAAATCATATAATCAAATTGATTTTTATGAATGtttagatatatataataaagaagaagaagctaaaaaaaaagaagaattaaaagaatttgaaattttacaaaaaaaaaaagaaacaaaaaaaaaaaaaaaaaaaagaaaatctatcaaattattagaagaaaatatatttgtttctAAAACGCATCTTATTTCTAATCAAGGTTATCAAACTATTGTAGaagataatttatttttacaaaactCAAACATAGATGCAAATTCTGATTTTGCAACTATTGAAACTGTacaaaatgaatatgaagaaaaggaggaaaatgaagaaaaagaggaaaatgaagaaaaatgCGAAAGAGTTAAACgtgaaattgaaaaaatagaaatcGAACAAAgcaatgatataaataaagatacacaattaaatcatattagtaaaaaaataaaagaagaaaaaaatataccaaTTCAAACAATATGTAATGGAGATATAAATGAAACCTTGGTTACATCAGAACTTTcaaatcaaaatatattagcaGATGGTTTTGAAAATCCTaataatttgatatatacAGATATAacaattgaaaaaaatataaattttaatgataatgttgataataatcaaactataaattataatgatataaaaaatgaaagatGTAATAGTGATGGTTTTTCTTTTGCTTCAGATTTTTCTTCGGATTATTCTACAAATGATGATAACATAgaacatttaaaaaaaataaaatttgaagATGTcctaaataaaatgaaaaatattgctacaattaaaaaagtttCGCAATATCAATctgaatataaattaaataaagaagTAGAAGTTTTATCATGGAATTCAATTTCCCAAAATGATAACATTCCTCAATTAAATCACCAAAATGTCcaaaatttacaaaatgaatttatttGCTCCGACATAACTAATAATACAAAcaacatatataatgaaatgaCTGTAGAAGcaaataaaatggaaatgGTAGATATCGAAACGGGACATGAATTTATTCAAAACGATCAAGATAATAACAGTTtgcaaaataataattctaataatattaaaacaacatttaatatatttcaaaaagaAGAAAGAGAGCCAACAATAACTTTAGAAAAATGGGTAGAATATTTAGAAAACACATTATTTATAGATATATGCTTTTTAGGATATATAAAGgatattatgaatatatatataaaaaatataaaaaaaaataaagataaaaatattttaggATTTACAACTTTAGAAATTAtacaattaataaaaacattaattaaaacaaaatcaaaaaatatattaactgAAATAATTGATGAAGgattttttgatatatctattgatatattttttaaatttaaatggaataacttattacatatatctGTTTGTGATCTTTTACAaactataatatttaaagaaaatgaatattcttatgttctatattatattttagcTTTAACTACATTTCTTCCAAAATGTTTGCGATATTTTGATGTTGTTAGGCGATGtcgaaatataaaaaaaaaaaaaaaaaaaaaaaaattagaagCCTTAATCGATTGTGGTTATAAAGCACATCTTCTTCATATTTGTCAAATATTAAGCAACAAATCTTTAGAAATTAAATGGttatcaaattttttagtTACTGTTTCGGGATGGaatgatataattattgaagaattaaatcattattctttatattttaatgattccaattatattaatgataaaaaaattgaagatACAAACCAAACACAATTactacaaaataataatcagAATATTTCTCAAATCACCGATTTTAACAAAATCCAAAAttcagaaaataataatttactAATTCATCCCCAAAACGTTCAAATCTCAAAAGATATTGAAAATCCTCAAATTTCATCAGAAATCTTAGACAATCCCCTTACTCCAAATGatcaaaataatcaaaatgatcaaaataatcaaaatgaTCAAAATAGTCAAAATGATCAAAATAGTCAAAATGATCAAAATAGTCAAAATGATCAAAATAGTCAAAATGATCAAAATAGTCAAAATGATCAAAATAGTCAAAATGatcaaaataatcaaaattctagtgatataaattttagTAACTATTCTAATGCTAtagatattttatttgatgaaaataaaaatgtatattctAAATATGAAGATGAATTTcaagataataaaaattctttcaattttgaaaattataatcaGTTTACTAGTATTGATAATACTCAGAATAATAACACAAATTTTGCggacaataaaaataattatttgtatgAAGATAACgcaaatgaacaaaataattag
- a CDS encoding eukaryotic translation initiation factor 3 subunit M, putative, translated as MSVYIQLTHDLSGTVTAVTIGDWILGILKQKNIQEYEVFFKKFLNIYQNQDKESETNNRSEIFSLLLSASDCVFETLVETKKNKKINVIIDNKECVKSFNEFYKEVEEYFVILISILQLEFKSVDDLNNATNNFIKAIKNYNVFPELRLKILQLLYNSFNVNFSFRFPTFIAILQFSSQNNIFHAILPYIKSIDDWIKEWNISNHEKRQIYLIVAEELKKLKKYEDSYKHLKKHIYYFQKESKEILNHASTIKASVELVVDSINLNNNIFFHEIVNLDAIQNLQYIEEHKPIYELLTIFYKYNIQEFLTFKETYGNKFFTKYNIDLENSENKIYLLSIISLFKDNKVQNIQYISEQLNINMLKVEKILVSAIGSDIIDAKIDQINKTVHMKTTILRQFDEQQWEHLNNQIAKYIKNVQKVLDLTTHRKSSSNKA; from the coding sequence ATGTCAGTTTATATCCAGTTAACACATGACTTGTCCGGAACAGTAACTGCTGTCACAATTGGCGATTGGATTTTAGGAATTctgaaacaaaaaaatattcaagaATATgaagttttttttaaaaaatttttaaacattTATCAAAACCAAGACAAAGAATCagaaacaaataatagatctgaaatattttctttgttGTTATCTGCTAGTGATTGTGTTTTTGAAACATTAGTtgaaacaaaaaagaataaaaaaataaatgtgatAATAGATAATAAGGAATGTGTTAAAAGTTttaatgaattttataaagAAGTAGaagaatattttgtaatattaatttcaaTATTACAATTAGAATTTAAAAGTGTTGACGATCTTAATAATGCAACAAATAATTTCATAAAggctataaaaaattataatgttTTTCCAGAATTaagattaaaaatattacagttattatataattcatttaatgttaatttttcttttcgaTTTCCAACATTTATAGctattttacaattttcatcacaaaacaatatattcCATGCTATTTTACCATATATAAAATCTATAGATGATTGGATAAAGGAATGGAATATAAGCAATCACGAAAAGagacaaatatatttaatcgTAGCtgaagaattaaaaaaattaaaaaaatatgaagattcatataaacatttaaaaaaacatatatattattttcaaaaagaAAGTAAAGAGATTTTAAATCATGCATCTACGATAAAAGCAAGTGTTGAATTAGTTGTTGATTCAATTAAtcttaataataatatattttttcacgAAATTGTTAATTTAGATGCAATTCAAAATTTGCAATATATAGAAGAACATAAACcaatatatgaattattaacaatcttttataaatataatatacaagagtttttaacatttaaagaaacatatggaaataaattttttacaaaatataatattgatcTTGAAAATTctgaaaacaaaatatatttattatctataatttctttatttaaagaTAATAAGGTTCAGAatattcaatatatatcaGAGCAgttaaatattaacatgCTAAAAGTTGAAAAAATACTTGTATCGGCAATAGGTAGTGATATTATTGATGCAAAAATAGATCAAATAAACAAAACGGTACATATGAAAACAACTATTTTACGACAGTTTGACGAACAACAATGGGAACATCTTAATAATCAAAttgcaaaatatataaagaatgTTCAGAAAGTTCTTGATCTAACAACACATCGTAAATCTTCCTCTAATAaagcataa
- a CDS encoding trafficking protein particle complex subunit 3, putative, with protein MLKDKYEKQGDAIFAKLEKVNSELLSFTYGALVSQLLKDFEIIDEVNDQLSKMGHNIGVRLIEEFLAKSEISFCEDFEETMEVIAKVAFKMFLGITGTVTCVNKDSNIYSIIFHENPLCDFVELPKSLSSLNYCNLFCGVIKGALEQIRIRVTCYFVKDMLKGDDYYEMYIQLQEIMKEEILNDEES; from the exons ATGttaaaagataaatatgaaaaacaaGGAGATGCTATATTTGcaaaattagaaaaagtg aACTCAGAATTATTGTCCTTTACATATGGAGCTTTAGTAAGCCAGTTGCTGAAAGATTTTGAGATTATTGATGAAGTTAATGATCAATTAAGTAAAAT GGGCCATAATATCGGGGTACGACTTATCGAAGAATTTCTCGCAAAATCCGAGATTTCTTTTTGTGAAGATTTTGAAGAAACAATGGAAGTTATAGCAAAG GTAGCATTCAAGATGTTTCTAGGAATAACCGGCACAGTTACTTGTGTAAATAAAGATTCGAATATATATTCGATCATTTTTCATGAAAATCCTTTATGCGATTTTGTTGAATTACCAAAATCCCTATCGTCTTTAAATTAttgtaatttattttgtggAGTAATCAAAGGAGCTTTAGAGCAA ATTCGAATACGTGTAACATGCTACTTTGTCAAAGACATGTTAAAAGGCGACGATTATTATGAAATGTATATCCAATTACAAGag ATTATGAAAGAagaaattttaaatgaCGAAGAATCTtag
- a CDS encoding regulator of chromosome condensation, putative: MANIEKEKNKLINLEKNNEEEINMLCMENVKGKKESNIIKRYSKYNLLDELNIKKKTSFKKRQTWDSLSNISKYSSNCNNNIEKKNILISLGNNDFGQLGSEKNKKVGFIDIFSIPINKKKSRNPQNNKKEEKCKKIYKKFNNILNEIKKRNINSMQACDMNKSICCDNFPKQMLTRHSSHLSFFTLKKKKIEEKNYEKHQFDNELYRNIFTRFKDGDVENEVGYNKKISDRCVKKNKKRSNSVSIYRNEKDKNENDKNEGDKNGIDKNEFFLYDSKINYKKKKLTEYDDFLLVNENVGRKKEKEYFDPKEIRCGKFHSGIISKQGFVCLWGLNNYGQLGINPKKSVYTQYKQIGEKNKMRNNWNKYKLVKDDKKNKLGKNKSIFSVFDKKKKYTLWPYIYKLMPLKYFRYKHKVKNISLGSYHTMILTYGGYVFTFGCNKKGQLGLTNRYDKKIKYTSKPFMIPLDDKHFKLNKNNKYKNYQLSTSRKDNIKNVCKKSDRFFFSDNYKYPNISHPIIYIECGAYTSSIIDGNKNLWMWGWNKYGQIDCSYINEKMKKKKKVNENEQLYRSNSNKYVNIPRNIKIKNKNIIQISLGKYHSLCLTEERSVYVWGYLLNKNKKKTEKKTNVKKNGLAKGMKIKICFFEKKNYQYYYKDFIKITKIKCLSNLYISNIVSSSTHIVFVAPINFLNINGLNNNFLYTNKNAGDKYRRNILLKNMRENSKKNILKYFSNYVLTRGGDNIYYVKYTDLYYLININENILSKKNYGNIYYINNKFHLSTPADISQGYYTNKINYNNINMFKNCELFKEIKLNKRKFDIEQTDKENKNFKVDTYDYHINKTNIFFEKIMKPLYIYNENNLGEINNIQIFRVGVGKNFCIFLTSSPISKMLKDKKLDNSIRNSGYIEWENSASTFDIFRNNGSENNLYCIGNSEYGQIILPSHCKQSNVPVHVHKNKLIDKIILKNNNKKYHNFFKIKSKRKNREYNIYESRSMNSWVNDNDQSYKNQSHNLLKMNISYLDRDFSINDKSISSQISKNKFILFSNYSNTQYTEQNNVHNYCLENNLFKDEFENNETYKKWKSKDITIEEMEVNERLNELNRMGRIRKIQRNDCLFNLRKETCQNYDLENVIKLKNNYMENNNLNLTQIKNRNYVNKSFSVFENVLDYKYCLKWKNHYEGFRIYRSVSENYDNNINKRKNMCKKINEIYDQNNSDSSMGLILKDMYNNNPNGISNKSINFDFSEELNKTKESHHGCIFNKLGSFYNKLYEENDINEKNGKRSEIFFLKPEYYNDIQKDSESKSDENDHSLSIYISDEKGDSIKNKRKLSLRNKKENVRNLILKYIDNINDDILKKKNCYDKLNNNKNIKRHFKIFKKRNSCLWNYFRYHKKKNNNNKYNSDHIVNINLLDVACGDYHSLILVEIDILS; encoded by the coding sequence ATGGCAAATATTGAGAAAGAAAagaataaattaataaatttggaaaaaaataatgaagaagaaataaatatgctaTGTATGGAAAATGTAAAAGGGAAAAAAGAGagtaatataataaaaagatattcaaaatataatttattagacgaattaaatataaaaaaaaaaacatctTTTAAGAAAAGACAAACTTGGGATAGCttatcaaatatatcaaaatattcatcaaattgtaataataatattgaaaaaaaaaatatattaattagcTTGGGTAATAATGATTTTGGGCAATTGGGatctgaaaaaaataaaaaagttgggtttatcgatattttttctattcctataaataaaaaaaaatcaagaAATCCtcaaaacaataaaaaagaagaaaaatgtaaaaaaatatataaaaaatttaataatatattaaacgaaataaaaaagagaaaCATAAATTCTATGCAAGCATGTGATATGAATAAGTCTATTTGTTGTGATAATTTTCCCAAACAAATGTTAACACGACATTCTAGccatttatcatttttcacattaaaaaaaaaaaaaattgaagaaaaaaattatgaaaagcATCAATTTGATAATGAACTATATaggaatatatttacacGATTTAAAGATGGTGATGTAGAAAATGAGGTGGgttataacaaaaaaataagtgaTCGTTGTGTCAAGAAAAATAAGAAGCGAAGTAATAGTGTTTCAATTTatagaaatgaaaaagacaaaaatgaaaacgataaaaatgaaggcgataaaaatggaatcgataaaaatgagttttttttatatgatagtaaaataaattacaaaaaaaaaaagttaacTGAATATGATGACTTTTTGTTGGTAAATGAAAATGTGGGAaggaaaaaagaaaaagaatattttgATCCAAAAGAAATACGATGTGGAAAATTTCACTCAGGAATAATAAGTAAGCAAGGATTTGTATGTTTATGGggattaaataattatggaCAATTAGGAATTAACCCTAAAAAATCTGTTTATACacaatataaacaaataggagaaaaaaataaaatgagaaataattggaataaatataagcTTGTTAAAGATGATAAGAAGAATAAATTaggtaaaaataaaagtattttttctgtatttgataaaaaaaaaaaatatactttatggccatatatatataaattaatgccattgaaatattttagatATAAACATAAAGTAAAAAACATAAGTTTAGGTTCATACCATACAATGATTTTAACTTATGGTGGATATGTTTTCACATTTGGTTGCAATAAAAAAGGACAATTAGGATTGACAAATCgttatgataaaaaaataaaatatacaagtAAACCATTTATGATTCCTTTAGATGATAAGCATTTTAAactaaacaaaaataataaatataaaaattatcaacTTAGTACTTCAAGaaaagataatataaagaatgtgtgtaaaaaaagtgatagatttttttttagtgataattataaatatccAAATATTTCCCATcctataatttatatagaaTGTGGAGCATACACTAGTTCAATAATtgatggaaataaaaatttgtgGATGTGGGGATGGAATAAATATGGACAAATAGattgttcatatataaatgaaaagatgaaaaaaaaaaaaaaagtgaatgAAAATGAACAGTTATATAGAAGCAATAgcaataaatatgtaaacaTTCCAcgaaacataaaaataaaaaataaaaatataattcaaataagTTTAGGGAAATATCATAGTTTATGTTTGACAGAGGAAAGATCAGTTTATGTATGGGGGTACTTATTAAacaagaataaaaaaaagacagagaaaaaaacaaatgtaaaaaaaaacgggTTAGCAAAAggaatgaaaataaaaatatgtttttttgaaaaaaaaaattatcaatattattataaagattttataaaaataacaaaaataaaatgtttgagcaatttatatatatctaatATTGTATCTTCAAGTACCCATATAGTTTTTGTTGCCccaataaattttttaaacataaatggattgaataataatttcttatatacaaataaaaatgctGGTGATAAATACCGACGTAATATtcttttgaaaaatatgagggaaaattctaaaaaaaatattttgaaatatttttcaaattatgTTTTAACTCGAGGAGgtgataatatttattatgttaaatatactgatttatattatttgataaatataaatgaaaatatattgtctaaaaaaaattatggaaacatatattatataaataacaaatttcATTTAAGCACCCCAGCTGATATTTCACAAGGatattatacaaataaaataaattataataatattaacatgtttaaaaattgtgaattatttaaagaaataaaattaaataaaagaaaatttgaTATTGAACAGACTgataaagaaaacaaaaactTTAAAGTAGATACTTATGActatcatataaataagacaaatatattttttgaaaaaataatgaaacctttatatatatataatgaaaataatttaggagaaataaataatatacaaatatttcgTGTTGGGGTTGGAAAAAATTtctgtatatttttaacatcATCACCAATTAGCAAAATGTTAAAAGATAAGAAGCTTGATAACAGTATTAGAAATAGTGGATATATAGAATGGGAAAATAGTGCATCTACATTTGATATTTTTCGAAATAATGGTtctgaaaataatttatattgtatTGGAAATTCAGAATATGgacaaataatattaccTAGTCATTGCAAACAAAGTAATGTGCCTGTACatgttcataaaaataagttgatagacaaaataatattaaaaaataataacaaaaaatatcataatttttttaagataaaaagtaaaagaaaaaatagagaatataatatttatgaaagTAGAAGTATGAATAGTTGGGTGAATGATAATGATCAAagttataaaaatcaatcacataatttattaaaaatgaatatatcatatttagATCGAGATTTTTCgataaatgataaatcaATTAGTTCTCAAattagtaaaaataaatttattttattttctaattaTTCAAATACACAATACACCGAACAAAACAatgttcataattattgtttggaaaataatttatttaaagatgaatttgaaaataacgaaacatataaaaagtgGAAAAGTAAGGATATAACAATTGAAGAAATGGAAGTAAATGAGAGATTAAATGAGTTAAACCGAATGGGAAGGataagaaaaatacaaaGAAATGATTgcttatttaatttaagaAAAGAAACATGTCAAAATTATGACTTAGAAAATGtgataaaattgaaaaataattatatggaGAATAATAACCTTAATTTAactcaaataaaaaatagaaattatgtaaataaatcattttcTGTATTTGAAAATGTATTGGActataaatattgtttaaaatggaaaaatcATTATGAAGGTTTTCGAATATATAGATCTGTTTcagaaaattatgataataatataaataaaagaaaaaatatgtgtaaaaaaataaatgaaatatatgatcaaaataattcagACAGTAGCATGGGCTTGATATTAAAAGATATGTATAACAATAATCCAAATGgtatatcaaataaaagtataaattttgattttaGTGAAGAATTGAATAAAACTAAAGAAAGTCATCACGGgtgtatatttaataaattaggatctttttataataagttatatgaagaaaatgatataaatgaaaaaaatgggaaaagaagtgaaatattttttttaaaacctgaatattataatgatatacAAAAAGATAGTGAATCAAAGAGTGACGAAAATGATCATTCATTATCTATTTATATAAGTGATGAAAAAGGCGattcaataaaaaataaacgaaAATTATCTTtgagaaataaaaaagaaaatgttcgaaatttaatattaaaatatattgataatataaatgatgatattttaaaaaaaaaaaattgttatgataaattaaataataataaaaatataaaaagacattttaaaatttttaaaaaaagaaattcaTGTTTATGGAATTATTTTAgatatcataaaaaaaaaaataataacaataaatataattcagATCATATTGTAAACATTAACTTATTAGATGTTGCATGTGGGGATTACCATTCACTTATTTTGGTAGaaattgatatattatcataa
- a CDS encoding RNA-binding protein NOB1, putative, with product MKGENKSNIVEKKKKKYVLDSNSLIKFKDFLFMNYDCYITEGVIKEIKDESSRNKLNNILPLLKISRAEQNDINFIKHFSKLTGDYDSLSEVDIEVIALTYNLHRKFGDVSKLNASPMETIYKYDDVQYDYSNLNSKNNRNNKTDTFEKREDGEVEEKEEVEEDEKKEKDEDEEGEKDEEDEEGDEVTEEEVGEDGEEKNKKIFGIETIKEEVVEVDENKNDDDGGKWINVNNFDVFNLNVDQNKKFESDIACVTTDYAMQNVLYQIGLNVITIDGYQIRSIKLWGYICTSCYFFMRKNSLLFCSKCGNNSLRKVNVIVDNELKKLVVKIPNFKVNYKNTIFSIPKKKNKNKSKNKFEDKLQIFREDELLIGGRKQYLNYQKKLYDSQKNIKYPFKDENMGEYINDWTYRTTLKNGKIAILKNPKIIVGGKRNTHHKRK from the coding sequence atgaaaggcgaaaataaaagtaacatcgtggaaaagaaaaaaaaaaaatatgtattagATTCGAACagtttaattaaatttaaagattttttgtttatgaATTATGATTGTTATATAACAGAAGGCGTAATCAAAGAAATTAAAGATGAATCATCacgaaataaattaaacaaTATACTTCCTTTACTAAAAATATCAAGAGCTGAGcaaaatgatattaattttataaagcatttttcaaaattaacTGGGGACTATGATTCATTAAGTGAAGTAGATATAGAAGTCATAGCATTGACATATAATTTACATAGAAAATTTGGAGATGTTTCAAAGTTAAATGCTAGCCCCATGGAAAccatttataaatatgacgATGTTCAATATGACTATTCCAACCTTaattctaaaaataatcgaaataataaaacagaTACTTTTGAAAAACGGGAAGATGGCGAAGTGGAAGAAAAGGAGGAGGTAGAAGAGgatgaaaaaaaggaaaaagaTGAAGATGAAGAAGGTGAAAAAGATGAAGAAGATGAAGAAGGCGACGAGGTTACTGAGGAAGAAGTGGGGGAAGATGGGGAggagaaaaataaaaagatcTTTGGGATAGAAACAATAAAAGAAGAAGTGGTAGAAgttgatgaaaataaaaatgatgatgatGGGGGTAAATGGATTAATgtgaataattttgatgtatttaatttaaatgtagatcaaaataaaaaatttgaaagtGATATAGCATGTGTTACAACAGATTATGCTATGcaaaatgtattatatcAAATTGGGTTAAATGTTATAACTATTGATGGATATCAAATAAGATCTATTAAATTATGGggatatatatgtacatcatgttatttttttatgagaAAAAATTCGTTGTTATTTTGCTCAAAGTGTGGCAATAATAGTTTGAGAAAAGTTAATGTAATTGTGgataatgaattaaaaaaattagttGTAAAAATCCCCAATTTTAAagtaaattataaaaatactatATTTAGTATtcccaaaaaaaaaaataaaaataaatccaaaaataaatttgaagATAAGCTTCAGATATTTAGAGAAGatgaattattaatagGAGGAAGAAAgcaatatttaaattatcaaaaaaaattatatgatagtcaaaaaaatattaaataccCTTTTAAGGATGAAAATATGggtgaatatataaatgactGGACATATAGAACAACCTTAAAAAATGGTAAAATAGCTATTCTTAAAAATCCCAAAATTATTGTAGGAGGTAAACGAAATACTCACCATAAAAGGAAATGA